A stretch of Flavobacterium sp. N2270 DNA encodes these proteins:
- a CDS encoding aldehyde dehydrogenase family protein: protein MSNVIQRPQLKDKYDNYINGKWEAPSTGQYFEVLSPVDGKLMSKAAHSAKMDVEMAVDAAYEAFKTWSETSATERSIILNKIADRIEANLEYIAAVETLDNGKAVRETLAADIPLAIDHFRYFAGVIRAEEGSITELDKDTVSIVVQEPIGVVAQIIPWNFPILMAVWKLAPALAAGNCVVLKPAESTPISILVLMELIGDLIPAGVINIVNGFGAELGRTLVTNPKVSKAAFTGSTATGRMVMQYATENIIPVTLELGGKSPNVFFPSVMDADDEFLDKALEGAALFALNQGEICTCPSRLLIHESIYDKFMEKLLVRIKAIKVGNPLDPTVMMGAQASQIQKDKILSYIKLGKEEGAELLCGGDVNHLGDDLEGGYYIQPTLFKGHNKMRIFQEEIFGPVLAVTTFKTTEEALEIANDTMYGLGAGVWTRDAHELYQVPRAIQAGRVWVNQYHSYPAGAPFGGYKQSGIGRENHKMMLDHYRQTKNMLISYNKNKLGFF, encoded by the coding sequence ATGAGTAATGTAATTCAAAGACCACAGTTAAAAGATAAGTATGATAATTATATCAATGGAAAATGGGAAGCACCTTCAACAGGGCAATATTTTGAAGTTCTTTCTCCAGTTGATGGAAAACTAATGTCTAAAGCCGCTCATTCTGCAAAAATGGATGTTGAAATGGCAGTAGATGCGGCATATGAGGCTTTTAAAACTTGGAGTGAAACTTCGGCAACTGAAAGAAGTATCATTTTAAATAAAATTGCAGATAGAATTGAAGCAAATTTAGAATATATTGCGGCAGTGGAAACCCTTGATAATGGTAAAGCTGTTAGAGAAACTTTAGCTGCAGATATTCCTTTAGCAATAGATCATTTTAGATATTTTGCAGGTGTTATTCGTGCAGAAGAAGGTTCAATTACGGAGTTAGATAAAGATACTGTTTCAATTGTAGTTCAAGAGCCAATAGGAGTTGTAGCTCAAATTATTCCGTGGAACTTTCCAATTTTAATGGCTGTTTGGAAATTAGCTCCAGCTTTAGCTGCAGGTAACTGTGTGGTTTTAAAACCTGCAGAAAGTACCCCAATTTCTATTTTAGTATTAATGGAATTAATTGGCGATTTAATTCCTGCCGGTGTAATAAATATTGTAAATGGTTTTGGAGCTGAACTTGGAAGAACTTTGGTTACAAACCCTAAAGTTTCTAAGGCTGCTTTTACTGGTTCAACTGCTACTGGAAGAATGGTAATGCAATATGCAACTGAAAATATTATTCCAGTTACATTAGAATTAGGAGGAAAATCTCCAAATGTATTTTTTCCTTCTGTAATGGATGCTGATGATGAATTTTTAGATAAAGCTCTTGAAGGTGCTGCACTTTTTGCTCTTAATCAGGGAGAAATTTGTACATGTCCCTCTCGACTTTTAATTCATGAGTCAATTTATGATAAATTCATGGAAAAATTATTAGTTAGAATTAAAGCTATTAAAGTAGGTAATCCACTTGATCCAACTGTAATGATGGGTGCTCAAGCATCACAAATTCAAAAAGATAAAATTCTTTCTTATATAAAATTAGGAAAAGAAGAAGGTGCAGAATTATTATGTGGTGGTGATGTAAATCATTTAGGTGATGATTTAGAAGGCGGTTACTATATTCAACCTACTTTATTTAAAGGGCATAATAAAATGAGAATTTTTCAAGAAGAAATTTTTGGTCCTGTTTTAGCGGTTACAACTTTTAAAACGACTGAAGAAGCTTTAGAAATTGCAAATGATACAATGTATGGTTTAGGTGCTGGAGTTTGGACAAGAGATGCACATGAATTATATCAAGTTCCAAGAGCAATTCAGGCGGGTCGTGTATGGGTAAATCAATATCATTCTTATCCTGCAGGAGCTCCATTTGGTGGATATAAACAATCAGGAATTGGTAGAGAAAACCATAAAATGATGTTGGATCATTATCGTCAAACTAAGAATATGTTAATTTCTTACAATAAAAATAAATTAGGGTTCTTTTAG
- the pheT gene encoding phenylalanine--tRNA ligase subunit beta, translating to MRISYNWLKQFIKTDWKSEETEILLTDLGLEVEGIDKYESLKGGLEGVVVGHVLTCIQHPNADKLKITTVDLGDGNEPVQIVCGAPNVAAGQKVPVATIGTKLYDKEGNSFEIKKGKIRGEESLGMICAEDELGIGQGHDGIMILDEALKPGTLAKDVFKIETDEVFEIGLTPNRADAMSHYGVARDLKAGMVLKGKNIELITPSVSSFKVDKRTVKIDIKVENDKITPRYCGVTISDVKVKPSPSWLQNRLKAIGLTPKNNIVDVTNYVLHELGQPLHAFDASKIKGNKVIVKTLPAGTKFTTLDDVERTLHEEDLMICHADGPICIAGVFGGKDSGVTENTQSIFLESAYFNPVSIRKTAKRHTLSTDASFRFERGVDPSITEYALKRAALLIQEVAGGEITSDIVDFYPKKIEDFQVFLNFDKTAKIIGEEIPKDTIKKILVSLDIKINTISDAGIGLSIPPYRVDVQREIDVIEEILRVYGYNNIKFSQKLNATISNSSRTEEFKVQNVIANQLCSLGFNEMMANSLTSPEYTKLSELIKCEFNVMMLNPLSSDLSAMRQSMLFSGLEAISYNINRRNSDLKFFEFGKTYHKLPSGYEENKHLTMFVTGNTTKETWNQATAKSDFFLFKGYVNTVLSRLGLDAKITTLPLEMDLLSEGVSLVIGKETIVEFGTVKKNILKHFDIKQEVFYADFDWNRIQKYVSNKIKFTDIPKYPEVRRDLALLVGNDITFEAIYKVAKQTEKKYLKDVNLFDVYEGKNLPEGKKSYAVSFTIQDESKTLTDKEIEKTMLKLQTNLEKELGAALR from the coding sequence ATGCGTATTTCATATAATTGGCTTAAACAGTTTATCAAAACAGATTGGAAATCAGAAGAAACGGAAATATTATTAACCGACTTAGGATTAGAAGTAGAAGGAATTGATAAATATGAAAGTTTAAAAGGCGGTCTTGAAGGAGTTGTTGTAGGTCATGTTTTAACCTGTATACAGCACCCAAATGCTGATAAACTTAAAATTACAACTGTTGATTTAGGCGATGGTAATGAGCCTGTTCAAATTGTTTGTGGTGCTCCAAATGTAGCTGCTGGCCAAAAAGTACCTGTTGCAACTATAGGAACAAAATTATATGACAAAGAAGGAAATTCTTTTGAAATTAAAAAAGGAAAGATTAGAGGTGAAGAATCTCTCGGAATGATTTGTGCCGAAGATGAACTTGGTATTGGACAAGGTCACGATGGAATTATGATTCTTGATGAAGCCTTAAAACCAGGAACTTTAGCTAAAGATGTTTTTAAAATTGAAACCGATGAAGTTTTTGAAATTGGATTAACTCCAAATAGAGCCGATGCAATGAGTCATTACGGTGTTGCTCGTGATTTAAAAGCAGGAATGGTTTTAAAAGGAAAAAACATCGAATTAATCACTCCTTCTGTAAGTAGTTTTAAAGTTGACAAAAGAACTGTTAAGATTGATATTAAAGTTGAAAATGATAAAATTACACCTAGATATTGTGGTGTTACCATTTCCGATGTTAAAGTAAAACCATCTCCAAGTTGGTTACAAAATAGATTAAAAGCAATTGGATTAACTCCAAAAAATAATATTGTTGATGTTACCAATTATGTTTTACACGAATTAGGTCAGCCGTTACATGCTTTTGATGCAAGTAAAATTAAAGGTAACAAAGTAATTGTAAAAACACTTCCTGCTGGAACAAAATTTACTACTCTTGATGATGTGGAAAGAACACTACATGAGGAAGACTTAATGATTTGTCATGCAGATGGACCAATTTGTATTGCAGGTGTATTTGGGGGAAAAGATTCAGGTGTAACTGAAAATACACAATCTATCTTTTTAGAAAGTGCTTATTTCAATCCGGTTTCTATTCGAAAAACAGCAAAAAGACATACATTAAGCACAGATGCTTCTTTCCGTTTTGAAAGAGGAGTTGACCCAAGTATTACTGAATATGCTTTAAAAAGAGCAGCCTTATTAATTCAAGAAGTGGCTGGAGGAGAAATCACTTCAGACATTGTTGACTTTTATCCTAAGAAAATTGAAGATTTTCAAGTTTTCTTAAACTTCGATAAAACTGCTAAAATTATTGGTGAAGAAATTCCAAAAGATACCATCAAAAAAATATTAGTTTCATTAGATATTAAAATTAATACTATTTCTGATGCAGGAATTGGATTATCAATTCCTCCATATAGAGTAGATGTTCAAAGAGAAATTGATGTTATTGAAGAAATACTTCGTGTTTATGGTTACAACAACATTAAGTTTTCTCAAAAATTAAATGCTACTATTTCTAATTCATCAAGAACTGAAGAGTTTAAAGTTCAAAATGTAATTGCAAACCAACTTTGCTCTTTAGGTTTCAATGAAATGATGGCTAATTCATTGACTTCTCCAGAATATACAAAACTTTCTGAGTTGATAAAATGTGAATTTAACGTGATGATGCTTAATCCTTTAAGTAGCGATTTATCTGCAATGAGACAATCAATGTTATTTTCAGGACTAGAAGCTATTTCTTATAATATTAACAGAAGAAACAGTGATTTGAAATTCTTTGAATTTGGAAAAACATATCATAAACTTCCATCTGGTTATGAAGAAAACAAGCACTTAACAATGTTTGTTACTGGAAATACTACTAAAGAAACTTGGAATCAAGCTACAGCAAAATCTGACTTCTTCTTATTCAAAGGTTATGTAAATACAGTTCTTTCTAGGCTTGGTTTAGATGCTAAAATAACTACTTTACCATTAGAAATGGACTTACTTTCAGAAGGAGTATCATTAGTAATTGGAAAAGAAACAATTGTAGAATTTGGAACAGTTAAGAAAAACATCTTAAAACATTTTGATATTAAACAAGAAGTTTTTTATGCTGATTTTGACTGGAATAGAATTCAAAAATATGTTTCAAATAAAATTAAATTTACAGATATTCCAAAATATCCAGAAGTACGACGAGATTTGGCATTATTGGTTGGTAATGATATTACTTTTGAAGCTATATATAAAGTAGCTAAACAAACTGAAAAGAAATATTTAAAAGACGTAAATTTATTTGATGTTTATGAAGGTAAAAACTTACCTGAAGGTAAAAAATCTTATGCTGTAAGCTTTACTATTCAAGACGAAAGTAAAACCTTAACAGATAAAGAAATAGAAAAAACAATGCTAAAATTACAAACTAATTTAGAGAAAGAATTAGGAGCAGCACTTCGTTAG
- a CDS encoding T9SS type A sorting domain-containing protein, protein MKKLYFILIIIASFNVNYGQTYTIDNTFNPTDNGIYNQFIGLYGTILNNGKILTSEGIGTRSPFFLDGPSALERCIYRLNNDGSVDNSFTKVNLDYLVKSFFANPNQGNFITVNNNVSGNSTELKSYNNNGIMDATFNVPILSRNGGAGSISKIQFLNDGKILILGGFNQVNGLPYNNIVRLNSNGSVDTTFVIGSGFAGGTTAFALQPDGKYIIGGSFSYYNGVSKGMIARLFPDGTLDTSFNVNTVYNSFGLSTGLDINGPLNDIIVLPDGKIVTSGTSLYSSGSVYRRYIVRFNSNGTVDPSFNLFFSNPSGIYPERLLLSPDGSIYFKVSGSIKKINTSGIIDSTFNDGNIFLTEEGKMFLQNNKLLVVGNYKNVSGVTRIGYHRLNAIDGSLDVTFNPSYGPNNIFYSNITGSLETGGVASKIYGLMLPDNKILLNGGFTTYNDIPVKKMIRLFENGELDTTFNFDFSPIDYNSINLNDQFNIQTRKNYDGNIYISGNFQIPNQAVRRIIKFNSDGGLDLGFNFYDNVLRFKVNDENKIIASVIFNSGSGNQYKVNRYNSDGSLDVSFTSPIFNYQPMNIELLDDNKTLLSFNNSINGKYLVTLDATGTTLPMNNLTLNIPIFKTKNINGKIYSSSNSLPYLLFRYNNDWTFDSSFNQIETSNSSKYIILSNERTVTSTTDVGQYTNTLLYKINDSNGIQTSSVSIPNNIYETTSIMSQNCENIILVGSFFKIYETNRNNIIRLSVPGLTLTPTPTGELNQLFTQGQTLADLIINGQNLQWYSTQSECAFNSMERNSNEMNSILPNNTLLVNGMTYYVTQTINGVESNHRLPVNTIAALSTQNFEFGSEFILYPNPAKDVLNIQSKNSLEIQSIEIYNLLGQVVLAVPNSSNAIDVSNLKTGTYFVKVNTSNGTSNNKFVKE, encoded by the coding sequence ATGAAAAAATTATATTTTATTCTAATTATTATTGCCTCATTTAATGTGAATTATGGGCAAACATATACAATTGATAATACGTTTAATCCAACTGATAATGGAATATATAATCAATTTATTGGATTGTATGGAACTATATTAAATAATGGAAAAATACTTACATCAGAAGGGATTGGTACTCGTAGTCCCTTTTTTTTAGATGGCCCATCTGCTTTAGAGCGTTGTATATATCGTTTAAATAATGATGGAAGTGTAGATAATTCGTTTACAAAAGTAAATCTTGATTATTTGGTAAAGAGTTTTTTTGCAAATCCTAATCAAGGAAATTTTATTACTGTAAATAATAATGTCAGTGGTAATAGCACAGAATTAAAAAGTTATAATAATAATGGTATAATGGACGCTACATTTAATGTTCCAATTTTATCAAGGAATGGGGGGGCAGGAAGTATATCTAAAATACAGTTCCTTAATGATGGTAAAATTTTAATTTTAGGGGGTTTCAATCAAGTTAATGGATTACCATACAATAATATTGTTAGATTAAACAGCAATGGATCAGTTGATACTACATTTGTTATTGGATCTGGTTTTGCAGGAGGTACAACTGCTTTTGCTTTACAACCAGATGGAAAATATATTATAGGTGGAAGCTTTTCTTATTATAATGGTGTTTCAAAAGGAATGATTGCTAGATTGTTTCCTGATGGAACTTTAGATACATCTTTTAATGTTAATACAGTTTATAATTCATTTGGTTTATCAACAGGGTTAGATATTAATGGTCCATTAAATGACATAATTGTTTTGCCTGACGGAAAAATAGTAACATCTGGAACTAGCTTGTATTCTTCTGGAAGTGTTTACAGAAGGTATATTGTTAGATTTAATTCAAACGGAACTGTTGATCCGTCATTTAATTTGTTTTTTTCTAATCCTAGCGGAATTTATCCAGAAAGATTACTTTTGAGCCCTGATGGTAGCATATATTTTAAAGTATCTGGTTCTATAAAAAAAATTAATACTTCAGGGATTATTGACTCAACATTTAATGATGGAAATATTTTCTTAACGGAAGAAGGAAAGATGTTCTTACAAAATAATAAACTGTTGGTTGTAGGTAATTACAAGAATGTATCTGGAGTTACAAGAATTGGATATCATAGATTAAATGCTATTGATGGTAGTTTGGACGTTACATTTAACCCAAGCTATGGGCCAAATAATATTTTTTATAGTAATATCACTGGTTCTTTAGAAACAGGTGGGGTAGCCTCAAAAATATACGGGTTAATGTTGCCAGATAATAAAATATTATTGAATGGTGGTTTTACAACGTATAATGATATTCCAGTAAAAAAAATGATCAGACTATTTGAAAATGGAGAGCTTGATACTACTTTTAATTTTGATTTTTCTCCAATTGATTATAATTCTATCAATTTAAATGATCAATTTAATATTCAAACTAGAAAGAATTATGATGGAAATATTTATATCTCAGGAAATTTTCAAATTCCTAATCAGGCTGTTAGAAGGATTATTAAATTTAATTCCGATGGAGGGCTTGATTTAGGCTTTAATTTTTATGATAACGTTTTAAGGTTTAAAGTAAATGATGAAAATAAAATTATTGCAAGCGTAATTTTTAATAGTGGTAGCGGGAATCAATATAAAGTTAATAGATATAACTCTGATGGATCTTTAGATGTTTCTTTTACATCTCCAATTTTTAATTATCAACCTATGAATATTGAATTGTTGGATGATAATAAAACCTTACTTAGCTTTAATAATAGTATTAATGGCAAGTACTTGGTAACATTAGATGCAACAGGAACAACCCTTCCTATGAATAATTTAACATTAAATATTCCAATTTTCAAAACTAAAAATATTAATGGTAAAATTTATTCTAGTTCAAATTCGTTACCTTATTTACTTTTTAGATATAATAACGATTGGACTTTTGATTCAAGTTTTAATCAAATAGAAACAAGTAATAGTTCTAAATATATTATTTTATCTAATGAAAGAACAGTTACGAGTACAACTGATGTTGGTCAATATACAAATACATTATTATATAAAATAAATGATTCAAATGGAATTCAAACATCTTCAGTTTCGATACCAAATAATATTTATGAAACAACCTCAATAATGTCACAGAATTGTGAAAATATTATTCTTGTTGGTAGTTTTTTTAAAATTTATGAAACAAATAGAAATAATATTATTAGATTAAGTGTGCCTGGACTAACTTTAACACCTACACCAACTGGCGAATTAAATCAGTTATTTACGCAGGGTCAAACATTAGCAGATTTAATTATAAATGGTCAAAATTTACAATGGTACAGTACTCAAAGCGAATGTGCATTCAATTCTATGGAAAGAAACTCAAATGAAATGAATAGTATTTTGCCTAACAATACTTTACTTGTTAACGGTATGACTTATTATGTTACACAAACTATTAATGGAGTTGAAAGCAATCATAGACTGCCTGTTAATACAATAGCAGCTTTAAGTACTCAAAATTTCGAATTTGGTTCAGAGTTTATTCTATACCCAAACCCTGCAAAAGATGTTTTGAATATTCAATCTAAAAATAGTTTAGAAATTCAATCAATTGAGATTTATAACCTTTTAGGTCAAGTTGTTTTAGCAGTTCCAAATAGTTCTAATGCAATTGATGTTTCAAACCTAAAAACAGGAACTTATTTTGTTAAAGTAAATACAAGTAATGGAACTTCAAATAATAAGTTTGTGAAAGAGTAG
- a CDS encoding Rossmann-like and DUF2520 domain-containing protein gives MIKVVIIGSGNVAQHLIKVMQIAANVNLVQVFARNKESVLHLITEDKITSDYNAIKEADVYIISVSDNAIAEVAENLPFQNRLVVHTSGTSELSVLDAKNRKGVFYPLQTFSKSKEIDFTSIPICLEAENGEDFKTLQSLSQNISEKVFAISSEQRKSLHVAAVFVCNFVNHMYTIGNQICEEHNVPFEVLQPLIMETAQKISTLKPEDAQTGPALRNDTKTINKHLEFLQNLDYQELYKLLTQSIQNVKKL, from the coding sequence ATGATTAAAGTAGTCATTATTGGTAGCGGAAATGTAGCACAACACTTAATTAAAGTGATGCAAATTGCTGCAAATGTGAATTTGGTTCAGGTTTTTGCTCGTAATAAAGAAAGTGTGCTTCATTTAATTACTGAAGACAAAATAACGTCTGATTACAATGCAATTAAAGAAGCAGATGTTTACATTATTTCGGTTTCTGATAATGCCATTGCAGAAGTAGCCGAAAATTTACCTTTTCAAAATCGTTTAGTGGTACATACATCTGGAACTTCTGAGCTTTCTGTTTTAGATGCTAAAAATAGAAAAGGTGTTTTTTATCCGCTTCAAACGTTTAGTAAATCTAAAGAAATTGACTTCACTTCTATTCCCATTTGTTTAGAAGCGGAAAATGGGGAAGATTTTAAAACATTACAAAGTTTATCTCAAAATATTTCAGAGAAAGTATTTGCTATTTCTTCAGAACAGCGTAAAAGCCTTCATGTTGCAGCCGTTTTTGTCTGTAATTTTGTGAATCACATGTACACTATTGGAAACCAAATTTGTGAAGAACATAATGTTCCATTTGAAGTGTTACAACCTTTAATTATGGAAACAGCACAAAAAATAAGTACTTTAAAACCAGAAGACGCACAAACGGGTCCTGCTTTACGAAACGATACCAAAACAATTAACAAGCATCTTGAATTTTTACAAAATTTAGATTACCAAGAGCTTTATAAACTATTAACACAATCGATACAAAATGTCAAAAAGCTATAA
- a CDS encoding KdsC family phosphatase, whose amino-acid sequence MSKSYKELMNNITTFILDVDGVLTDGTIHVTGTGEMLRHMNIRDGYAMKAAVENGYTVCIISGGSNEGVRVRLRNLGITDIHLGVPNKVETFQEFIDVYNIKPEQVLYMGDDIPDFHVMKLVGLPTCPQNAAPEIKEISTYISHIDGGKGCVRDVIEQVMKVQGKWMSHFDAKYD is encoded by the coding sequence ATGTCAAAAAGCTATAAAGAATTAATGAACAACATTACTACATTTATTTTAGATGTAGACGGAGTTTTAACCGATGGAACCATACACGTAACTGGAACGGGAGAAATGCTTCGGCATATGAATATTCGTGATGGTTATGCAATGAAAGCCGCTGTAGAAAATGGTTATACCGTTTGTATTATTTCTGGCGGAAGCAACGAAGGTGTTCGTGTTCGTCTTAGAAATTTAGGAATTACCGATATTCATCTTGGTGTTCCAAATAAAGTAGAAACATTTCAAGAATTTATAGATGTTTACAATATTAAACCAGAACAAGTGTTATACATGGGTGATGATATTCCCGATTTTCATGTAATGAAATTAGTAGGTTTACCCACTTGCCCGCAAAACGCAGCTCCAGAAATTAAAGAAATTAGTACTTATATTTCGCATATCGATGGCGGAAAAGGTTGTGTAAGAGATGTTATAGAACAAGTAATGAAAGTACAAGGAAAATGGATGTCGCATTTTGATGCAAAGTATGATTAA
- a CDS encoding geranylgeranylglycerol-phosphate geranylgeranyltransferase, producing MKIIKLIRIQNLLMIAFMQIIFRYGFLKKITENYLSLSDFQFALLVLSTVCIAAAGYIINNILDQENDAIAKPKSRIVGVSISEAMAYNLYVVFNLIGVGIGFYLSNIIGKPSFATIFILIAALLYIYSTSLKHIVLVGNVVVSVILSLSLLILGMFDLFPAIHDGNQEQMSGVFRILLDYAIFAFIINLIREMVKDLEDMDGDKASGVNSLAILLGINKTTKILFVLTIASIGLFLYYLNQNLLQFDYVLYYALLLIIGPLLYFVIKIISAKTKKEFHHLSTVLKVILFFGIISILVVNYCLTNA from the coding sequence ATGAAAATAATTAAACTTATACGCATACAAAACCTATTGATGATTGCTTTTATGCAAATCATTTTCAGGTATGGTTTTTTAAAAAAAATTACAGAAAACTATTTATCATTAAGTGATTTTCAATTTGCACTTTTAGTATTATCGACTGTTTGTATTGCAGCAGCGGGTTATATTATCAATAATATTTTAGATCAAGAGAATGATGCAATTGCAAAACCAAAGTCGAGAATTGTAGGTGTTTCTATTTCAGAAGCAATGGCGTATAATTTATATGTAGTATTCAATTTAATTGGTGTTGGAATTGGGTTTTATCTTTCAAATATCATTGGAAAACCAAGTTTTGCTACCATTTTCATCTTAATTGCTGCTTTATTATACATTTATTCAACAAGTTTAAAACATATTGTTCTAGTTGGAAATGTTGTAGTTTCAGTCATTTTATCATTAAGTTTATTAATACTTGGAATGTTCGACTTGTTTCCGGCAATTCACGATGGAAATCAGGAACAAATGAGTGGAGTATTTCGTATTTTGCTTGACTATGCCATATTTGCCTTTATCATTAACTTGATTAGAGAAATGGTTAAAGATTTAGAAGATATGGATGGCGATAAAGCTTCAGGAGTTAATTCATTAGCTATTCTTTTAGGAATTAATAAAACAACAAAAATACTTTTTGTACTTACTATAGCTTCGATTGGTTTATTTCTTTATTATTTAAACCAAAATTTATTGCAATTTGATTATGTTTTATATTATGCATTGCTTTTAATTATTGGACCACTACTCTATTTTGTAATTAAAATTATTTCAGCTAAAACGAAAAAAGAATTTCATCATTTAAGTACCGTTTTAAAAGTGATTTTATTTTTCGGAATTATTTCTATTTTAGTCGTAAATTATTGTTTGACAAATGCTTAG
- a CDS encoding Maf-like protein, translating into MLRTKLKHKNIILASGSPRRQQYFKELDLDFTIQLKEVEEVYPNHLNAEEITNFLSELKAAAFEHLNENDILITSDTIVWHEGKALGKPKDYQDAFEMLQSMSNKTHEVITSVCFKTNAKTETIFEVTKVTFKAISDEAITYYLDNYKPFDKAGSYGIQEWIGLVAISKIEGSYANVVGMPVDKVYDKLIEYV; encoded by the coding sequence ATGCTTAGAACAAAATTAAAACATAAAAACATCATATTAGCTTCGGGTTCACCCAGAAGACAACAGTATTTCAAAGAATTGGATCTTGATTTTACTATTCAATTAAAAGAAGTTGAGGAAGTCTATCCTAATCATTTAAATGCTGAAGAAATTACCAACTTTCTATCCGAATTAAAAGCTGCAGCTTTTGAACATTTAAATGAAAATGACATTCTAATTACGAGCGACACCATTGTTTGGCATGAAGGAAAAGCATTAGGTAAACCAAAAGATTATCAAGATGCGTTTGAAATGCTACAGTCAATGTCAAATAAAACACATGAAGTAATTACTTCTGTTTGCTTTAAAACAAATGCAAAAACAGAAACAATATTTGAAGTTACTAAAGTCACTTTCAAAGCAATTTCAGATGAAGCAATTACTTATTATTTAGACAATTACAAGCCTTTTGATAAGGCTGGTTCTTACGGAATTCAAGAATGGATTGGTTTAGTTGCCATTTCAAAAATTGAAGGTTCTTATGCAAATGTTGTAGGAATGCCAGTTGACAAAGTATATGATAAATTAATTGAATATGTTTAA
- a CDS encoding mechanosensitive ion channel family protein has protein sequence MFKLIENQYLHEEILTFSIILLAFILKTIIAKSIRKYASLHETIEHRTNLVIKYINILLGILTFLSIIIIWGVKKDQIFLFVSSIFTVVGVAAFAQWSILSNITAGVILFFSYPFKIGDVIEIHDKDFPVKGEIEDIKAFYILLKTTEGELITYPNNLLMQKGISVVKTERSFHEFTD, from the coding sequence ATGTTTAAATTAATTGAAAATCAGTATTTACACGAAGAGATATTAACTTTTAGTATAATATTATTGGCATTTATTTTAAAAACAATAATCGCTAAATCAATTAGAAAATATGCTTCTTTACATGAAACCATTGAACATAGAACCAATTTGGTAATAAAATACATAAACATACTTCTGGGAATTTTAACATTCTTATCCATTATTATAATTTGGGGAGTTAAAAAAGATCAAATATTTTTATTTGTTTCCTCTATTTTTACTGTTGTAGGAGTTGCAGCATTTGCACAATGGTCAATTCTAAGTAATATTACTGCAGGTGTAATATTGTTTTTTTCATATCCATTTAAAATTGGTGATGTTATAGAAATTCACGATAAAGATTTTCCTGTAAAAGGAGAAATTGAAGACATCAAAGCTTTTTATATATTATTAAAAACAACAGAAGGTGAATTAATTACTTATCCAAATAATTTGTTAATGCAAAAAGGAATTTCTGTTGTTAAAACAGAAAGAAGTTTTCATGAATTTACAGATTAA